A window from Suncus etruscus isolate mSunEtr1 chromosome 18, mSunEtr1.pri.cur, whole genome shotgun sequence encodes these proteins:
- the LOC125996070 gene encoding putative olfactory receptor 2B8: MMEQKNGSSFPGFILLGFSDRPQLELVLFIVLLNLYIFTLLGNTTIIVLSYLDPNLHTPMYFFLSNLSFLDMCYTSSTVPQFLVNLSGADKSISFVGCVAQLFVSLGLGCTECMLLGVMAFDRYAAVCRPLHYTVIMHSRLCSLMALASWIFGFSNALVQTVLIFLLPLCGRNKLEHFLCEIPALLKIACVDTSSFESELFFVSVIILLGPVALILFSYGQIVRAILRIKSAAGQRKAFGTCGSHLIVVSLFYGTAIYAYLQPSNNYSQDRVKFTSLFYAVVTPMMNPLIYTLRNKDVKGAVRKVFWKDHESR, encoded by the coding sequence ATGATGGAACAGAAAAATGGAAGTTCCTTCCCTGGGTTCATTCTACTGGGGTTCTCAGACAGGCCCCAACTGGAATTAGTCCTCTTTATAGTACTTTTAAACCTCTATATCTTCACTTTGCTGGGAAACACCACCATCATTGTTTTGTCCTACCTGGATCCCAATCTCCACACCCCAATGTACTTTTTCCTCTCAAACCTAAGCTTTCTAGACATGTGTTATACTTCCAGCACTGTCCCTCAATTCCTGGTTAATCTCAGTGGAGCTGACAAATCTATCTCCTTTGTTGGCTGTGTGGCTCAGTTGTTTGTGTCTCTAGGACTGGGATGCACGGAGTGCATGCTCTTAGGAGTCATGGCATTTGACCGCTATGCCGCTGTGTGCAGGCCCCTCCACTACACTGTCATCATGCACTCCCGCCTATGTTCCCTGATGGCATTGGCTTCGTGGATCTTTGGTTTTTCCAACGCCTTAGTGCAGACTGTGCTTATCTTCCTTCTACCACTTTGTGGAAGAAACAAATTAGAACATTTCCTTTGTGAGATCCCTGCATTGCTCAAGATCGCCTGTGTTGACACCAGTAGTTTTGAGTCTGAGCTCTTTTTTGTCAGCGTCATTATTCTTCTTGGACCTGTTGCATTAATTCTATTCTCCTATGGTCAGATCGTGAGGGCCATCTTGAGAATCAAGTCCGCAGCTGGGCAGAGAAAAGCCTTTGGGACATGTGGCTCTCACCTCATCGTGGTGTCTCTGTTTTATGGTACAGCCATTTATGCTTATCTCCAGCCCAGCAACAACTACTCACAGGACCGGGTCAAGTTCACGTCTCTCTTTTATGCTGTTGTTACCCCCATGATGAATCCCCTGATCTATACCCTGCGGAACAAGGACGTGAAGGGAGCAGTGAGGAAAGTGTTTTGGAAGGATCATGAGTCCAGATGA
- the LOC125995876 gene encoding putative olfactory receptor 2B8 encodes MDQKNGSAFTGFILLGFCDRPQLELVLLVVIFFFYIFILLGNTTIIALSYLDPVLHTPMYFFLSNLSFLDICYTTSTVPQFLVNLSGADKSISFAGCVAQLFVSLGLGCTECLLLGVMAFDRYAAVCRPLHYTVIMHPRLCSLMASASWLIGFTNSLVQTLLTFLVPLCGRNKLDHFFCEIPALLKLACVDTRSTESEMFFASVIILLGPVSLILFSYGRIVRAILRIKSAAGQRKAFGTCGSHLIVVSLFYGTAIYAYLQPSNNYSQDRGKFTSLFYGVVTPMMNPLIYTLRNKDVKGAMRKVMPKVFGCKI; translated from the exons ATGGACCAGAAAAATGGAAGTGCTTTTACTGGGTTCATCCTATTGGGGTTTTGCGACAGGCCTCAATTGGAACTAGTCCTTcttgtggttatttttttcttctatatcttTATTTTGCTTGGAAACACAACTATCATTGCATTGTCCTATCTAGACCCTGTTCTCCATACCCCAATGTACTTTTTCCTCTCCAACCTAAGCTTCCTGGACATATGTTATACCACCAGCACTGTCCCCCAGTTCCTGGTAAATCTCAGTGGAGCTGACAAGTCTATTTCCTTTGCTGGCTGTGTGGCTCAGTTGTTTGTGTCTCTAGGATTGGGATGCACCGAGTGTCTCCTTCTCGGAGTCATGGCGTTTGACCGCTATGCTGCTGTGTGTAGGCCCCTCCACTACACTGTCATCATGCACCCCCGTCTCTGCTCCCTGATGGCTTCAGCTTCATGGCTCATTGGTTTTACCAACTCCTTAGTGCAGACTCTGCTCACTTTCCTTGTACCACTTTGTGGAAGAAACAAATTAGACCACTTCTTTTGTGAGATCCCTGCATTGCTCAAGCTCGCCTGTGTTGACACCAGAAGTACAGAGTCTGAGATGTTCTTTGCCAGTGTCATTATTCTTCTTGGACCCGTTTCATTAATCCTATTTTCCTATGGTCGCATCGTGAGGGCCATCTTGAGAATCAAGTCAGCAGCCGGGCAGAGAAAAGCCTTTGGGACATGTGGCTCCCACCTCATCGTGGTATCTTTATTCTATGGAACAGCCATCTATGCTTATCTCCAGCCCAGCAACAACTACTCTCAGGACCGGGGCAAGTTCACATCTCTCTTTTATGGCGTTGTCACTCCCATGATGAATCCCCTGATCTATACATTGAGGAACAAGGATGTGAAGGGAGCAATGAGGAAAGT AATGCCTAAAGTCTTTGGATGTAAGATCTGA